One window from the genome of Nicotiana sylvestris chromosome 9, ASM39365v2, whole genome shotgun sequence encodes:
- the LOC138877575 gene encoding uncharacterized protein, translating to MAQSRQKSYTDQKVCDVAYMMREKVLLRVSPMKGVMWFGKKGNLSPRYIGTFKMLERIEEVAYKLALPPNLSTIHPVLHVSMLQKYFGNLSHVLDFRTVQLDVDMTNDVESVAILDRQVRKLRSKNIASVKVQWRGQLVEEAT from the coding sequence ATGgcacagtctagacagaagagttacaccgATCAAAAGGTTTGTGATGTTGCTTACATGATGAGAGAGAAGGTACTACTtagagtttcacccatgaagggtgttatgtggtttggaaagaagggaaatttgagccctcggtatattggGACTTTTAAGATGCTTGAGAGGATTgaagaggtggcttacaagcttgcattGCCGCCTAATTTATCGACTATCCATCCAGTGCTTCACGTTTCCATGCTCCAAAAGTATTTTGGTAatttgtctcatgttttggactttagAACGGTTCAGTTAGATGTGGATATGACTAATGATGTGGAgtcggtggccattttggatcggcaggttcgaaagttgaggtcaaagaacatagcttcagtgaaggtgcaatggagaggtcagctagtcgaggaggctacttga